GGTTTTGTTGGGAGATTTCAATTCAGTGTTCTCACCAGATGAAAAGAGAGGAGGGCACCCATTTTTTTCTAGATGCAAGTTATTTCAGAACTTTATTCTTAACAATGGCTTGACGGATCTTGGTTTCAAAGGTCCCCATTTTACATGGAGAAGAAGGGTTATTTTTGGAAGGCTAGATCATGCAATTGGGAATAATGAGTGGTGTCACTGCATTCTGATACCTCAGTTTCCCATCTCCCTCGTCTAAAATCTGATCACAGACCCATTGCTTGTACATTTctgataatataattaaattaagttaaattaaacattgaTTGTTACAAAAGTACGCATGGACAACATAAATCTGTAATCAGGCACTTACGGTTTTGAGAGCATGGATAGAGATCACCGGGCCATCCATTAATTGTATAAGCATTTGAAATGTTAGGACCAATGCCAAGGGCTAGAGCCTGGTTTTCAACATCAACGACATTAGCATTCCACCACTCACCTGCAACCGCATTGCTATTTGTAAGCTAAAATCTTGAGCCAAGAAACATTTATATATCTGATGATAATTAATGAATTCAATGTAATATCTCAGGTTCCCTATAGCCATATATACCTAACAAGATGGGAACTTCCCTGTAGGGCTTTGGGAATGGGTAAGAGTGGCGAGCCCTGGGGTGGATGATGATTGCTCCGTGGACGGTGGCACGGAGAAAGGAGGAATGAGCATGCCAGAAAAGGGTTCCCTCCTGTTTAGTGATTCTGTACTTGTAGGTATAGTTATTTCCGGGGCGAATTGCACACTGAGTGATCATCTCAGGTCCATCTGACCAGGCACTCATTAACTGAGAAACGCCACGCCTGTTCAAGCAACAAAACCGTCAGCAAATGATTAAATCATAAGAAtgcatataaatagaaaaacaggttatatatttagtattggACTTTGGTTAATTAGTACTAAATCATTGGTAGTTGAAGTTGAGCAATCtttgtattatataaaaatggttcacattaattttcaagaaaaagaaaaaagaaaaagtggatcACATGGGAATAAGATATACGTTTGCCTGCATTTGCTTCCCAAATGATTGACTTGTTCGTGGTTACATgcatcatattttaaaaagataattaaaaatgttgttttgaattaaataaaaccagAGGAATgaatcaataataatttcacaaacgAACAAGCAAAATTTGACACTGGAAACAGCCAGCGCTTAGCAGGAAAATTATgttggtgaatttgagtaaattcaaTTGTAGTTTTCCATGAAGGTTTACCAGTGAATTGTTATTTTGAAAGGTGAAATATTAAAGACGTGAATAATCAGTTTGTCACCCTCTTGAACGCGGAGGCTTGGGCCAGGGAAGCTATCATTTACTGCTGTAATCACCTGGCGGTTGCACAACCTAGTAACAGTCAAATTTTTAGCCTGCcaacaaattcaaattattaacttCCCGATTATCAAACTGTAATGGTCGAAAGATTATCAAGGAGGTAAATTGAGGAAAGGAAAGTGAAGGGTGTGTTTAAAAAGCCATAGCCTCAAATCAAAGTGCATGGTGTTACAGAGGTAAGATATGTAATGACGGATATTGGGAGGAGTGTGAATATAAAACCATCCTTCTGGTTTCATGCATTTGATTGAGTTGAAATTCAAAACCTTTGAGCCAGCTTGGGATGGTAAAGGAGGGGCTAATTTAATccatagaagaaaagaaaatgaataagagTAGAATTCATTACATAGAATGAGTGCTCCAATATTGCAGCTGAAACTGTTGTAGCAGCCACCATAAGAAGCAAAGAGGaagcaaacaagaaaacaaGGCGCCCCATTTCGCTTGAAGAAATAACAGAGGGAAGGTAATGAAAATGCTTTGCTAGGAGTGAGTGGCAAAGGTTGAAGGAGCTTCAATTTATATAAGAAGTGCGAGGTTCCCTATTGGAACTTTTGTCGTCATATTTCGGCGATAGTTTATTAACTTGAAGAAATCGTTTTTCTTAGAGATAAAAATGTCAACTCAACCCTACacgataaaaataattaaaatatttagcGTATCAATTACTTAACAACCTAGACAAAAAGAGtgggaaaatattttctgctttAGAGTTTCAACAAGAAAACTAAGTGCATTTGGTTTAATAATTAAGTGCTAATTGATAACTAAGCTGATAGCATTGATAACTAAGTGCTAATTGTTGGTTGCGGTGATTGGTTTCACCAACTgattttattacatatttattttaaaatttaattgaaagttaatatatgtaaaatgatacacattttattgttaagtatttatttgtttataatattttagtctttattaGGTGAagttattgaaataaaacactattaccaatgaattaaaatatccattatgaaaattaattagtgaatatttttaaattttaaataaacaaatttcttaaattccttatttgtaaatattaaccttgtgaaaattgataaataattgataaatattaatagtgtatcaatataattgtaaactatATTCTTAATGATAATTATGTGGTGTTCTtagtatgtaaattagtgataattatgtcacaCTCTAAATAAGTTTGTCAAGtagcatatttcaattaatataaagttgcataaaaatcattttacacaagtaaattgaaaataaattaagagtacataaatattcaagaaatagataCATATCCAAACAAGTAAAAACAAATGTTTAAGAAACATGACGTTGTCGTCTACTAATATTTTGGCACCCCTATTAGGTTTGTGTGAAAGGATGTAATTTTTTAGCAAGTATGGTCAAATATGTCATTCAACATATCTCATTTCCAATCAGCTGTGAAAAACTCTTCTCATCCCtgtgttttttcattttagaggTTTTAGCTTAACAAGCTCTTGCAAACCTCCATCCACCACACACTACAATTAGAGTGTTTGACTATCCAATCCTCCATTTATGCCCAAATCAgctaaaaaaatctcaaaactttGTTTACCAAACACCCTCAACCAATAGGAAGAAAATGGGAACATtatattaaagagtaaattgatctttttatttttaaattttatttatttgtattgctaAAAGTTAGCATGTCtgataaaataatcaaacagtGACACATGACATGCTATGTGTATGTCATGCTGATGTACAAAGACCAATTTTAAACcgtaaaaattgatgaaatttttaacaaaatgaccaatttgctatttgatctaatgtacaaagactaatttactttttttttagtagagaaGCCAAAATACTATCCAACTCTTAATATAAAGTCttctataatacttttacttATATTAGTCAAGGGACCAAACGGCGCTGTTTTGGCACTGGTGCCCCTgcctcaaaacggcgtcgtattgCGTTATTATTTAAACCAAGTTTCTgcttaaaaaaatcatttgtatcaaccagaataaaataaaaaaataaaataaaaaatcttcaACTCCCTGCTAGGGTTTTAACCCTAGCTTTCGCGCCGCTCAGAGGCTCCATCAGTCCTCGCCCCCACCGTCCTCACTCGAGCTCCGATCACGACGAAGCGAACAAGGACTTATTCGGCGCCGACGTGAAGGTAAATCCCACCCctcttttgtcttttattttatatagatctatgcttatatatatgtattaataacaaaacaaaaacaaaaaaagaagaacgaTCAGAAAAAGAACGGAATCGACAAGAGAAAAAGGaaccttttttttgtattgatttccTTTTTTGATATAGTTTTTCGTGTGTAAAAAACAAACAATggtttctgttttctttttatagCTGCATATTCAAAAATCCTCCAATAGAAAAATACAatctgttctttttcttttttcgtttgTTTGTGTTGTTTGTTTGTCCTTCTTGCAGTGCACGGAGGAGTCTAGTGGCGGAGAATGCGTATGGACTGGCGGAGATCTTGCTTTTCATGGCAGACGAACCATTCCTCGTGCAGCGGTGGGTGCTGAAAATTGTTTGAAGGCTAGGGTTTTATTTTGAATCGGGCCTTATAAACTGGGTTAGAGCATTTTGGGCTCGGGTTTGGGCTAATATTTGGATATGGTGTTGGGTAATTTAGTTGGGCTAAAGTAGTTTTATTTTTGGGCTgaatttgtaaagaaattaaaatttttattattatttagaatttatttgatttggttttgtattttttgggtttgggcggggcaaaatttgggtttacaactgcccctctttgctcattgtcatGTAACgagaatgaagcaaagactttaaaaatggccaattttgcccggtcgtgctggacCTTGGTACTCCTCTTCTTCGAGttgcctcattccatcctactgtatcttcagaggtataggaattggtgcttcgacccactccaccgcaacgtccgggagataggatttgtaactcgtaaATCTGCTTAACTGTGATGTTGGGCAAGCAAGATTCGttgttgtggctttaatctattccactgcaccgccagggaagtaagattcgccattgtggctttaatctttttaactgcaatgtcggggaaataagattcaccgatgtggctttaatctgttccgctgcatcgccagagaagtaagattttctactgtggctttaatctttttaactgcaatgtcggggaagcaagattcacagatgtggctttaatctgttccgctgcatcgccagagaagtaagattcgccgctatggctttaatctttttaactacaatgtcggggaagcaagattcatcGATGTGGCTTTAATATGTTCCACTACATTGCCTGGGAGGTAAGATTCGctattgtagctttaatcttttgaactgccatgtcagggaagcaagattcaccgatgtggctttaatctgttccactgcatcgcctggaaaaataagatctgtaattcttcggtctattctactgtaatctcagggagataagacctgatgcaatctactctactgtaacttcagagagataagatcctttatattaatccgctccactgtattctcagggagataggattactagctttaatctgttccgttgtaatctcagggagctaagatttctggcttcaatctgatgcgatctactctactgtaacttcagagagataagatcctttattttaatccactgcactgtaatctcagggagataggattactagcttcaatcgctcattgtaatctcagggagatgagatttctggcttcaaactgatgcgatctactttactgtaactttagagagataagaccctttattttaatctgctccagtataatctcagggagatacgattactagcttcaatctgctccgctgtaatctcaaggagataagatttctggcttcaatctgctgcgatctactccactgtaacttcaggggggataagacttgttttctCGATCGCTCCTTTGCAACTTCGGGAGATAAGACGATGCGATCTGCTCCCTCTGCttagagataagatctattgtTTTAATCGCTCCTTTGCAACTTCGGAGAGATATGATTGATTTCTTCTATCGCTCCACtctcgcttagggagataagacttgtaatttccaacctattccttTGTTGGTGGGGACATAGggcttgtggcttaaatctgtttccctactcacgggaagataagattcgccgtcttgatctgctccgctagtgcttaggaaggcaagatctcaTTATCTTTAACCAACTCCACCGCAAatcgatggaggcaaggctttgttttgaTGCGCTTCACTTTGTTAACACGGAAAGAAAGATCATTATCTTTAACTTGACTCCTTTGCAgagatggaggcaaggctttgttttcgatgcGCCgttgttaacgcaggaaggcaagatcgtTATCTTTaaccgctccactgcaaccgatggaggcaaggctttgttttgaTGCCTGCATTGTTAACGTAGGAAGGCAATATCtgttatctttaaccagctccactacaaccgatggaggcaagtcTTTGTTTTCGATTTTTACtaatctgttctctggggaacatgacctgtataatgaacctaattatgcctaatgattaggatggcatgatcaaaatgaatcaaatgctcctaactagacatgtgtgaatggtgtttgcatgaatgcagaattttatttttccgagaacGATCCCGCTCAGGTTGTCATTActtgaagtttattaaggctttgtgactgacgtgctacaacacCTTCTcgcttgactggcttttctgaagaaacatttagccaggttgccccccactgtaaacctcaaagtttaatccattagggcgcccaatttgtaccatcattctcccactgtaatccaatGGTAGAAATATGACTTTCcctcaatcctctcttatcTAATTCAAGGATACGGGATCTACATCATTCTGgttccttacaccattccccGGGTGTCGTACTCATGTACAAATGAAGGTTCTCTTCTCCAAGGTAACCTCTTCCGATTGCCTGATGATTATTGCTTACTTGTTTAtgtaagctttgtcaccaacatggcGTCTTGTCAATCAACGTATTTGAcaacaaaaatccaaagagatagtctaaatttagactattccttctcaaatttccaacctggtgtgttctaaacaatagtcctatttcaggctcctatattatttagaaacttttcagagtaatatgcaaaacttcctttgtgaaagttttattagtccattaatcattattccaatacagcatgtttgcaaaaaaagtcataacaatggataagaataaagttggttctgagcatagctcaaaagaacaaattatcaaaaatagtaaagaaggatgacaaataaattaattgggaatgtatatcttggaaaagaaaaaagtatcccaagaacaacaaataatatgagaattgggtgccccagatatcgcagcttgaacttctctgtacaagcTTTCTGAAGACTATTTTGAGctggacatgtgtttaggagatctacagtgctttgtcgatgccctaagatgtcgcctaccctttcctgttgattcaggtataacaagattaccacctgccccaatctgatcaagatacgagttgctctgatcacatcatgccccattctgatcaatatttgagccgcccttttcgggttttcaactcaaatcccctttggcctaaggtgccctctgcgggttttccccttagcctctctatttttactcttccatttttcatttttcattatctttcttttaaatcCTTTGTCTTCTGATGACGGTGACAAATCGTGATGTCGATTCTGAGACCATGATTATCGTCTTTGTCATTCAAGTTCGATGCAATTTCTAATACCATCATCTCTGGAATTCTATatcggcatatgatgacattgacgcatgcagtagcctctatccatttgatgaagtaattaatgatctcaatagtgaagcaatgcccattagaagtcttcgataatggtgatgtccatgccccattttgctcgaagtttgagtcgcccttttcgagttttcaactcaaaaccacctttAGTCACAAAgcaccctttt
The sequence above is a segment of the Gossypium raimondii isolate GPD5lz chromosome 4, ASM2569854v1, whole genome shotgun sequence genome. Coding sequences within it:
- the LOC105778815 gene encoding laccase-7 isoform X4, with the protein product MGRLVFLFASSLLLMVAATTVSAAILEHSFYAKNLTVTRLCNRQVITAVNDSFPGPSLRVQEGDKLIIHVFNISPFKITIHWRGVSQLMSAWSDGPEMITQCAIRPGNNYTYKYRITKQEGTLFWHAHSSFLRATVHGAIIIHPRARHSYPFPKPYREVPILLGEWWNANVVDVENQALALGIGPNISNAYTINGWPGDLYPCSQNHCVQNCRHT
- the LOC105778815 gene encoding laccase-7 isoform X3, with product MGRLVFLFASSLLLMVAATTVSAAILEHSFYAKNLTVTRLCNRQVITAVNDSFPGPSLRVQEGDKLIIHVFNISPFKITIHWRGVSQLMSAWSDGPEMITQCAIRPGNNYTYKYRITKQEGTLFWHAHSSFLRATVHGAIIIHPRARHSYPFPKPYREVPILLGEWWNANVVDVENQALALGIGPNISNAYTINGWPGDLYPCSQNLFPDCVQNCRHT
- the LOC105778815 gene encoding laccase-7 isoform X2; its protein translation is MGRLVFLFASSLLLMVAATTVSAAILEHSFYAKNLTVTRLCNRQVITAVNDSFPGPSLRVQEGDKLIIHVFNISPFKITIHWRGVSQLMSAWSDGPEMITQCAIRPGNNYTYKYRITKQEGTLFWHAHSSFLRATVHGAIIIHPRARHSYPFPKPYREVPILLGEWWNANVVDVENQALALGIGPNISNAYTINGWPGDLYPCSQNLGLERGLPNDNPLLGASVFEESGNFFWACVDSIARKRKRRKDISAQNSLILKIIK
- the LOC105778815 gene encoding laccase-7 isoform X1, with the translated sequence MGRLVFLFASSLLLMVAATTVSAAILEHSFYAKNLTVTRLCNRQVITAVNDSFPGPSLRVQEGDKLIIHVFNISPFKITIHWRGVSQLMSAWSDGPEMITQCAIRPGNNYTYKYRITKQEGTLFWHAHSSFLRATVHGAIIIHPRARHSYPFPKPYREVPILLGEWWNANVVDVENQALALGIGPNISNAYTINGWPGDLYPCSQNQMYKQWVCDQILDEGDGKLRLRPELSSHLTVVRIRTKRCELSSLVPPTCTYRGSMILMKGHLCYLDKY